In Thermodesulfobacteriota bacterium, the genomic window GCAGCGCACCCGCTGATCTATTTTGCGGCCCTTGCCGCGTTTGCATCGAGCGCTGCGGCGCAGCCGCAGTGCTCATCGGGGCGAGAGATGGAGCTCAGAAACACGCCATGAAGGTCTTCCTACGGGCGGTCGGCCTGGGGGCCGTTGCCCTCCTCCTGACCGCTTTCGCCATCGGCTGCGCCGACGAGGGCAGCACCCGGAAGCCCGATCCCCGGGAAGCGCCCGATTTCGCCCTGGCCACGGTCGAAGGCACCCGGATCCGGCTCTCGGACTATCGCGGGCAGGTGGTGCTCCTGGACTTCTGGGCCACCTGGTGCCCGCCGTGCCGCGTCAGCATGGCCCACAACGTGAAGCTGCAAGACACGTACAGGTCGAAGGGCCTTGCCGTACTCGGGCTGAGTCTGGACAAGAACCCCGACGACGTGGCCGACTACCTCAGGCGCGAGACGATCAACTTTCCCGTGGTGTTCCTGGACGACGTCACCCGTCAAGCATACGGGGGCATCGCCACCGTTCCGTACGCGGTGCTCATCGACCGCACGGGACGCATCCGGAAGAGGCAACTGGGTTTCAGCCACGACTTGGCCGGGAGTCTGGAGAAGACGATCATCCAGCTCCTCGGAGAAGGATCCGCCGTACCTTACGGCTCCTGAGAAGCGCTTGCGTTTCTCGCCCCCAGCGAGGTCCGTCCGATGAAACCGAGCCTGCGCGGCACCCTCGCGCCCCTCCTGGCCTTCCTGTTCCTTGCAGTCTGCGGCTGCTCGGAGGAGAAGAACACGGCGCCCCCCCAGGCAGCTCCGGACTTCGCCGCCACCTCCATCGACGGCCGGGTCGTGCGCCTGTCGGAGCACCTCGGCCAGGTGGTGCTCCTGGACTTCTGGGCCACCTGGTGCCCCCCCTGCCGGGCCGCCCTCCCCCACCTGGTGGAGATGCAGAACGCCTACCGCGCAGACGGCTTCTTGATCCTGGGGATGAACATGGACAAGGACCCCCAGGAAGTCGCCTCGTTTCTGGAACGAAACACCGTCAACTACCCGATCCTCCCGGTGGAGGACGACGTGCGCCGAGCCTACGGCGGCATCTCCACCATCCCCACCGCCTTCCTGGTGGACCGCCAGGGCCGCATCCGCCAGAAGTTCCTCGGCTACGACCGGCGCATCGCCCAGGAAATGGAGAAGGCGATTCAGGCGCTGCTGAGCGAGGAGTCCTAGCCTTCTTCGGGGTTTCCGAACGCGGCGGGGTTACCGAGGAGGTCCGTGCTCCCGAATCAGGCGGGTCGTGTCATACCCGAGCGTCTCCAGGCGGGCCAGAATCTCCCGGTAGGTCGCCTCGTCCATCTGGGGAGTGCGGCTGAGGATCCAGAGATACCGCCTGGAGGGGTGTCCGACCACGGCGTACTCGTAGTCCGAGCCCAGGCCGATGATCCAGTAGTCCCCCCAGAAGGGCCGGAAGAAGCTCACCTTGAGCTTGGCGTTGGTGGCCGGGTCCACGACCTTGGCGACGCCGGTGGCGGTGCGGAGCGCGCCCTCCGGTCCGCCCTCCCGGCAGGCGTTGAGCACGTCGATCCGGCCGTCGTCCCGCAGCGCGTAGGTGGCGGTGCTCGCGGAACAGCCCTCCTGGAAGCGGTGGGGGTAGCGGGCGATCTCGTGCCAGACGCCGATGTACCGCTCCAGGTCCACCCGGGGAACCACCGGCAGGTCCGGCCCGGGGTGCCGGGCGTGGCAGCCGCCGAAGACCGCGCAGGCCGCCGCCAGCACCGCTGCCCGAACCCTCGCCATCGCTCCGGGGCCCATCAGCGCACCGCCAGCACGGGGCACGGTGCGCACACGAGCACCTTGTGGACGACGCTCCCCAGGAAGAGCCCTTCGAAGTCCGAGAGGCCCCGGGTCCCCATGGCGATGAGGTCGCACTCCTCCACCCGCGCGGCCTCGCACACCGCCCTGGCGGGGTCTCCCTCCAGCACCCGCTCTTCGAAGGAGACCCCCGCTTCCCGAAAGATGACCCGGTAGGGCTCCATCAGCTCCTCCACCTGGGCGAGCAGGCGGTCGAGCATCCTCTGGTAGTAGGGCTCCCCCAGGTACTCGGGCACGCCCTTGCGGCAGTGGACCAAGAGCACCTGCGCCCCGCAGAGCTTCGCCAGGGAGGCGCCGCGCCGGGCGGCTTCCCGCGCGCCCCGGGAACCGTCCACCGCAACGAGGATCTTGCGGTACTCACTCCACGCCATCTGCCCCTCCTTGCGCCTCAGCTCACTCCCCCCGGCCGCCCAGTCCCCGACAACGTACCCTCGGCAAGGGGCCCGGGCAACCTGGCTCCCGGGGTAAGCCCCCTGGGTCGGCCCGACGCGACCGGTGGGCGCTTCTTCCCTCCGGGCAACCGCAGGTCTTGGGCAACTCAGGAATTCCCGCTCTGGTGCCGATGTGTAATCCCGTGTCCTGATCCACAGGCAGGGAGGCCCGGCCATGTCCAGGGACGTCGTGATGCTCCTCGCGTTCGCCGTGCTCGTCTGGGTGGCAGCCCATCTGGGCAGTCGCCCCGGCGACCGCCCGGGGCGGGGCGGCGAAGGAGGGGGACCGGGGGAGGACTGATCCCCCTCGGCCAGGAGCCAGCACGCCCCCCGTCCTGGGGCAGGATCCGAGAGCCCTGGACCGCCTCTCGTCGCACCTCTCCGACCCAACCGCGCACCGGTTCTGTTTGACCCGTGTGGGTTCGTGTCACGGCGGAGAGTCCGCAACACGGCTGTGTCACCCGGAGCGGCGCACCGCTGTGCGCCTCGAGGGACGAGCGCCACCCCCGCGCGGGCGCACGCCGTGCGCCCCTACGCACCCCGCCACCAAATGCCGCTGCGCAGGAGCGCGACCCTGCGTGCACATCGGAGCCGGGCTCCCACGACTTGGCCTCCGGCCGAACGGACGGTCCGAGGCCCTCACGCCCGGTGCAGCGCCCCCTGCACGGCTTCCAGGAGGCTGCTCAGCCGGAAGGGCTTGCGCAGAAAGCCCTGGACGGCTTCCTGAAGCGCCGTCCGCTCCGCCCCCATGGGAGAGACCCCGCTCGCGATGAGCACCGGCCCGCCAAACCCCAGAGCCCGCAGCTGGCGCAGGCACTCGGTACCCCCCATTCCGGGCATGTTGAGGTCGAGGATCACCAGGTCGATACTCGCCCCCCGGGCGCGCAACTCCTCCAAGGCGGCTTCTCCGCTGTCCGCGGTGAGCACGGTGTAGCCGGCTCCCGCCAGCAGGTCGTGGCCCAGGCTGCGCAGCAGCTCCTCGTCGTCGACCAGAAGCAGGGTCTCCGAACCGCGTCGCACCGGGGGCGGGGGCGCGGGCGGTTCGGGCACCGGTCCGGCCCCGTCGTGGGCGGGCAGGCAGATGCGAAACTTCGAGCCCTGCCCCGGCGCACTCTCGCAGGCCAGTGCCCCCCCGTGGGCCTTCACGATGCCGTACACCATGGCCAGGCCGAGCCCGGTGCCCTTTCCCACCTCCTTCGTCGTGAAGAAGGGCTCGTAGATGTGCTCCAGGGTGGCGGCGTCCATCCCGCAGCCGTTGTCGGCGAAGCACAGCTCCACGTAAGCGCCGGGCGCCAGGCCCGCGGCGGAAGCCGCGTCAGGCGCCAGCACCAGGTTGCGCGTCTCGATGCGGATGCTGCCGCCCGCCGGCATGGCGTCCCTTGCGTTCACCCCCAGATTGACGAGCACCTGCTCCATCTGGCCGGGGTCGGCCCACACCGGCCGCAGCTCCGGCTCGAGGGAGGTGCGGATCTCGATCATCCTGGGCAGCGCACGCTCCAGGAGCTCCACCGAGTGCCGCACCTCCTGGTTGAGGTCCACGTGCCGCGGGCGGCTCTCCAGACGCCGGCTGAACGCCAGGAGCTGCCGGGTCAGGTCGGCCGCCCGGTCTGCCGCGAGCTCGATCTTCTTGAGCCTTGCGTAGTCCGGGTGTTCCTCGGCCTTGCCCAGGAGGAGCATCTCCGTGTAGCCCGAGATGGACTGGAGCAGGTTGTTGAAGTCGTGGGCCACCCCTCCCGAGAGGGTGCCGATGGCTTCCATCTTCTGGGCCTGGATGAGCTGCTCCCGCAGCCTCCCCTTCTCCTCCTCGGCGTGGCGCCGCTCCGTCACGTCCCGGCTCACCCCCCGCAGACCGAGAAACTCGCCCTGTGCTCCGTAGACCGGCTGCCATCCCGACTCGATCGCCACCGGCCGGCCGTCCCGGTGGGCAAGCACCGCTTCGACGCTGTTCGCCGGGCGCCTCGCACCCAGCGCCTCGGCGTAGGGGCGCGCCACACGGGCCGCCTCGTGGGGGGGCAAGAGCTCCAGGAAGCCCTGTCCCAGGATCTCGGCGGGCCTCCAGCCGAGCATCGTTTCCACCACGGGGCTCGAATAGGTGAACCGCCCGTCGGGATCGGTCTCCCAGACCCACTCGGCCAGGCTCTCCACCAGCCGCTTGTATTTTTCCTCGGACGCGATGAGCCGGGTGAGGGTCTCTCGGAGATTGCCGGAGAGATCCCGCAGGAAGACGGCCAGGTCCCCGAACTCGTCCTCGGGCACCCGTTCCAGCCCGTAGTCGTACTGGCCCGCCCGAATCGAGCCGATGGCGTAGCGGATGTCCGCCAGAAAGCGCCCCAGGTATCGGGTGACCCGGTGCCACAGGCCGAAGGTGAGGATCACGGCCAGGAGCACCAACCCCAGGATGGTGCCTCGCAGTCGCGCCTGGTGCGCCTGGCTCTCCCGGGAGATCGCCTGGATGGTGGCCGCCGCCACCTGCGTGAAGCGCGCCCCGGTATCCCGGAGAAACCCTTCCCGATCCAGGATACCCAGGTAGTTCAGGTGGGCCGCCTCGGCGCCCTGCACCAGGGATCGCAGACCGGCGCCGAAATCGGGGGCGAGCCCCTGGCCGTCCAAGCCCTGCGCCAGCCGGCGAAGCTCTCCGATCGCAGCGAGATCGCGGCCGTGATACACCTTGTCCGCTAGAATCTGTGCCCGCAGGAGCAGCCCCAGCGCCCGCAGCGTGTCGTCGTCTACCCGGGCATCCAGATCCGCGTGGAGCTTCGCCACCAAGGCTCGGCTCTCGGCCTCTCTCCTCCCGTCCTCCGCGTATCGGACGAAGAGCTCTTCATAGGCTGCCCGATAGTAGCCCAGGTAGGTGGGCACGCTCTCGAGCCCCGCCCGCAGCTCCTCGGGCAGATCTCGGCTGAGGCGCCCCACACGCTCCGCCAGGTGCAGGGCCTGTGCGAACTCCTCGCGGAACCGGCTCCCGCTCTCCTCCGAACCGTGCGGGCCCAGGCCGCGGTTGAAGGCTCCGAGCTTCTCCACCTGGAGCTGGAAATCCTGGAGCCACTGCACCTCCTCCGCCGCCCGGCGCAGGTCCCGAAGCCCTTCGTACACCACCAGCCCCAGCACGGCCGTGACCGCCATTAGACTGGAGAAGACGATGAAGACCTTTCGGGAGAGCGGAAGGCGCATGGGCTAGAGTCGGCTCCGGGCGCGGCGAAACACGTGCAGGTCGTACAGGGTGGCTTCGAGCTCCCCGCGCCGATAGGCTTGGCCCACCCGCCCCCCCAGGAGCCCCCGGGCCGTCATGGCCCGCACCCAGGCCTGGGCGCCCTGGTCCCAGGCGGCGTCCAGCTCCGTGGTGAAGTGGATCGTGGACAGCGAGCGCTGCTCCACGGCGGCCGATCCGTCGAGCCACTGCGCCACCACGGGGGCTGCTTCCTCGGGCTCTTCGGCCAGGTACCGGGTAGCGCGCAGCAGCAGTGCCAAGAGATGCTCCACCGCGGGCCCCTGGGCCTGGAGCACCCCGGAGCGCGCCGCAACGGCACAGCAGGGATAGGGCCCCGCCTGCTCGAAGGGTGTTCCCTCGAGGAAGGTCACGAGCCTGCCTTTGCCCTGCTCCTCGGCCATGGCCACGTAGGGCTGCATGGCCACGAAGCCGTCCACCAGACCGTTTTCCAGCGCCGGAATGAGATTGCCGGGCCCGTGGAGGTTGAGCAGGACGACCTGGGCATCGGTGTCATCGAGCTGGTCCGCGTACCGAAGGCCTTCCGCCTGAAGCCCCTCCCCGAACACGAGGCCCTGCACCGACACCGCCGCCGTGTAGCCGATCCGCACCGGCGAGCCGCGGCCGCGAGCCAGCGCGACGAACTCCCCCCAGCTCTCCACGGCGAGCCCCGGGTGCACCACCAGGGCCGCCCCACCGGCCATCACCGGCGCGATGATCCGCAGGGGGGCGCCGCGGTCGATGGCCTCCACCAGAGCGGGGAAACCGCCGAAGGCCACGTCGAACTGGTCCTCCGCCAGGCGCCGGACGAGCTCCTGACCTCCGGTGCTCGAACCGACCCGAACGCGCGCCACCGCGCGCCCCTGGGCCACCAGCTCGTACTCGGCGCGGTCGACCACCTCCCGCAGGTACACGCCGCCGTGCTCGCGAAAGTAGGCGGCATTGCGGGCGGCCACATACAGGGGGGCGTGGTGGTCGTGAAGGGCGTGGCCCAGCCGGATTACCGGCAGATCGCCTCCCCCCTGCCGGCATGCGGCTGCGCCCAACAGCGCGCACAGGAGCACGGCCCCACCCGGCCAACGGACCATCCCCATCGGTCTCCTCCGTCCGACCCCTCACCCAAGCCCGGGAGGCTCGCGCCCGCAGCTTGAGCCCTGTTTCACAGACATGGGGTAAGAATCGGCCAAAGAACGATTCATCTCAAGGGGGAAATGGGGGGTTCCCCTGCCCCCGCACAATTGCTCCTTGCCTTTTCCCGGGAACCTGTAGTTTCATGCCATGGGCCAAAAAAAACACAGACCCGGGATGCGGAGGGGACCCGGCGGTTGCAGTGGGAGCGAAGGGGTTGAGCGATCTCCTGAACGCCTTCAACGACCACTTCGAGCTCGTCTTCGCCAACACGCCCGAACTGCTGGACGAGGTGTTTCGACTTCGGTACCGAACCATTTGCGAGGACATGCAGGTGCCGGGGTACGAACCCTGGCGCTATCCCGATGGGAGGGAGGTCGATACATACGACGCACGTTCCGCCCACTGCCTCATTCGTCACCGGAGCACGGGACAGGCGGCAGGGTGTGTCCGCCTGATCCTGGCACCCATCGATGATCCGTCTCAACCGTTCCCCATCGAATCGGTTTCGGGAGGACGCTTCGACCCCGCCAAAGTGAATCCCGCCCTGCTCCCACGCGGCGACACGGCAGAGATTTCCCGCCTGATCGTACCAAGGCTCCTCAAGAACGCCGACGGGAAGGTATCTCCCCACCGGAGTCCAGCTTTCCCGTTCCCTGTGCTGGGACTGCTCGCTGCGGTAATGCGTCTGTCCTCCGCTCACGGCGTGACCCACCTCTATGCCATCATGGAACCCTTGCTCAACCGCTTACTTCGGCGGTTCTCTCTGCACTTCGAACCCATCGCCCCACCCATCGAGTATCATGGAGTCCGACAGGCTCACCTCGGGGTGGTGGCAGACGTGATGAGCCGCGCCTACCGGGAGCGGCGCGAGGTTTGGAACCTTCTGACGGACGCCGGCCGCTGCGCCCCGGAAGGAAACCACTGGTCGACGCCCGACGAACCCCGAGTCGCGGTCGCGGCCGGACAAAGGTAGCGGGGTGCGCCAAGATCCGTTCGGACGTAACCGGCCGGCCGCTCTCTATCCGAAGGACAACGAGAAGCGAGTGTAGGAGCCTGCTCCCGCAGGCGACTTGCCGCGCTAACGGCAGGGGGAACGGTCGGCCTTCGGCCGAAATCGCCAGCAGGAGCTGGCTCCTACAGAGGAACCGGAACGGATCCGCGCTCGACCGGTTACGCCCAATCCGTTCCCGCACCGGAACGGGCCGGCATATCCGGACACCCGCCCTATCCCCTCCCCCCTCCCATGACCTCCCACATCCCTTGCGCGGCCGTGCCCCCGAGCCACAATGGCTCTAAAGTCATGGGGCGTTGCGGGCGAAGAGTAGGGTTGCCCCCCAACTCCATGGACTGCTGAGGCTTCCTGGCAGGCTTGCCCGACCCCACGCGAGCCGTAGCACCGGATTCCCGGCAGCGTCGCTTCCCGTCGGCGAGAACATGGCATGAAGGCAGTCTGCGGTACCGTGCCGAAAGCTGGTTGGACCCGCATCGTCCCGGAAGCAATCCTCCAGCTTCGGAGGCCGGACGCCGCGCGCCGCTCCCCTCGGTGGAACCGAAGTACCTTGCTGGCAATGGCGGTAGCGGGAATCCTCTGCCTAGCGTCCGCCAGTTTCGCGCAAGAGGTTGTAGTCCATCCCACGGTGGCGGAAACCACGATTTCGCGCAACGTATTGCGGGCGATTTTCGGGATGCGACTGAGAACTTGGGGGGACGGCACGCCAATTGTGGTCTTTGTATTGGATGACCGGTCAAAGGTTCATGACTCGTTCAGCAAGATGAAACTCAACATATTTCCCCATCAACTTCGGCAGGCCTGGGATCGACTCGTCTATTCAGGAACAGGGCAGGCGCCAATTTCTCTGCAATCCGAGCTGGAAATGAGAGCCAGGGTTGCAGCAACTCCGGGAGGGATCGGCTACCTCTCGAATGAGTGGATCGATGAAACGGTACGCGTACTCGATGTCCAATAGGCGGCGAGGGAGAGTTTCTGCCTTCCTCTCACCCATGATTGGGTTGGCCCTGCTGTTCGGTCCAGCCACATCGCGTGCCATCGAATTGCAGGGAATCCCGGGCACCTTTCAAATTCACGGATTCCTGTCTCAGGCATACGTTCTTACGACGGGAAACGACTTCTTTGGTCAGAGCGAGACGCGCGACGGTGGAAGCTTCGATTTTCGCGAGATCGGTATAAACGCATCATGG contains:
- a CDS encoding response regulator — its product is MRLPLSRKVFIVFSSLMAVTAVLGLVVYEGLRDLRRAAEEVQWLQDFQLQVEKLGAFNRGLGPHGSEESGSRFREEFAQALHLAERVGRLSRDLPEELRAGLESVPTYLGYYRAAYEELFVRYAEDGRREAESRALVAKLHADLDARVDDDTLRALGLLLRAQILADKVYHGRDLAAIGELRRLAQGLDGQGLAPDFGAGLRSLVQGAEAAHLNYLGILDREGFLRDTGARFTQVAAATIQAISRESQAHQARLRGTILGLVLLAVILTFGLWHRVTRYLGRFLADIRYAIGSIRAGQYDYGLERVPEDEFGDLAVFLRDLSGNLRETLTRLIASEEKYKRLVESLAEWVWETDPDGRFTYSSPVVETMLGWRPAEILGQGFLELLPPHEAARVARPYAEALGARRPANSVEAVLAHRDGRPVAIESGWQPVYGAQGEFLGLRGVSRDVTERRHAEEEKGRLREQLIQAQKMEAIGTLSGGVAHDFNNLLQSISGYTEMLLLGKAEEHPDYARLKKIELAADRAADLTRQLLAFSRRLESRPRHVDLNQEVRHSVELLERALPRMIEIRTSLEPELRPVWADPGQMEQVLVNLGVNARDAMPAGGSIRIETRNLVLAPDAASAAGLAPGAYVELCFADNGCGMDAATLEHIYEPFFTTKEVGKGTGLGLAMVYGIVKAHGGALACESAPGQGSKFRICLPAHDGAGPVPEPPAPPPPVRRGSETLLLVDDEELLRSLGHDLLAGAGYTVLTADSGEAALEELRARGASIDLVILDLNMPGMGGTECLRQLRALGFGGPVLIASGVSPMGAERTALQEAVQGFLRKPFRLSSLLEAVQGALHRA
- a CDS encoding universal stress protein, with translation MAWSEYRKILVAVDGSRGAREAARRGASLAKLCGAQVLLVHCRKGVPEYLGEPYYQRMLDRLLAQVEELMEPYRVIFREAGVSFEERVLEGDPARAVCEAARVEECDLIAMGTRGLSDFEGLFLGSVVHKVLVCAPCPVLAVR
- a CDS encoding lipocalin family protein translates to MGPGAMARVRAAVLAAACAVFGGCHARHPGPDLPVVPRVDLERYIGVWHEIARYPHRFQEGCSASTATYALRDDGRIDVLNACREGGPEGALRTATGVAKVVDPATNAKLKVSFFRPFWGDYWIIGLGSDYEYAVVGHPSRRYLWILSRTPQMDEATYREILARLETLGYDTTRLIREHGPPR
- a CDS encoding TlpA disulfide reductase family protein, which produces MKPSLRGTLAPLLAFLFLAVCGCSEEKNTAPPQAAPDFAATSIDGRVVRLSEHLGQVVLLDFWATWCPPCRAALPHLVEMQNAYRADGFLILGMNMDKDPQEVASFLERNTVNYPILPVEDDVRRAYGGISTIPTAFLVDRQGRIRQKFLGYDRRIAQEMEKAIQALLSEES
- a CDS encoding TlpA disulfide reductase family protein; translation: MKVFLRAVGLGAVALLLTAFAIGCADEGSTRKPDPREAPDFALATVEGTRIRLSDYRGQVVLLDFWATWCPPCRVSMAHNVKLQDTYRSKGLAVLGLSLDKNPDDVADYLRRETINFPVVFLDDVTRQAYGGIATVPYAVLIDRTGRIRKRQLGFSHDLAGSLEKTIIQLLGEGSAVPYGS
- a CDS encoding PEP-CTERM/exosortase system-associated acyltransferase; this translates as MSDLLNAFNDHFELVFANTPELLDEVFRLRYRTICEDMQVPGYEPWRYPDGREVDTYDARSAHCLIRHRSTGQAAGCVRLILAPIDDPSQPFPIESVSGGRFDPAKVNPALLPRGDTAEISRLIVPRLLKNADGKVSPHRSPAFPFPVLGLLAAVMRLSSAHGVTHLYAIMEPLLNRLLRRFSLHFEPIAPPIEYHGVRQAHLGVVADVMSRAYRERREVWNLLTDAGRCAPEGNHWSTPDEPRVAVAAGQR
- a CDS encoding ABC transporter substrate-binding protein, giving the protein MVRWPGGAVLLCALLGAAACRQGGGDLPVIRLGHALHDHHAPLYVAARNAAYFREHGGVYLREVVDRAEYELVAQGRAVARVRVGSSTGGQELVRRLAEDQFDVAFGGFPALVEAIDRGAPLRIIAPVMAGGAALVVHPGLAVESWGEFVALARGRGSPVRIGYTAAVSVQGLVFGEGLQAEGLRYADQLDDTDAQVVLLNLHGPGNLIPALENGLVDGFVAMQPYVAMAEEQGKGRLVTFLEGTPFEQAGPYPCCAVAARSGVLQAQGPAVEHLLALLLRATRYLAEEPEEAAPVVAQWLDGSAAVEQRSLSTIHFTTELDAAWDQGAQAWVRAMTARGLLGGRVGQAYRRGELEATLYDLHVFRRARSRL